Proteins encoded by one window of Lates calcarifer isolate ASB-BC8 linkage group LG5, TLL_Latcal_v3, whole genome shotgun sequence:
- the LOC108880841 gene encoding E3 ubiquitin/ISG15 ligase TRIM25 isoform X2 — MAQANISVTESQFRCPICLDILKDPVSIPCGHTYCMACINNYWDQAESGQFSCPQCRETFSPRPVLRRNTVLAEVVDKLKVSEIVTSPELYLVGVGEVPCDFCPTESKLRAVKSCLVCLASFCELHVAPHREVGTLRRHKLVAAVECLAERLCAQHRLGLEPAGSGSEAEAAVEWSGDCLLCEADQEEVHSVDAQRTRRQLQLQESQRMVQGRIRNREREIEEFQQSLESLKVSASAVLEDSEALFADMALRLEKTKAEVRARLETKERAVVGRAKRDIEMLEKDLEELRRRDEEISQLLHTEDNTHFLQAAPLLCVPLTTGRHSRALSLPTEAFSGARKALCHLRSRMEEVCREEMDKISRAVNENYVSGGECLKGGRNPSAENAKPQQMQPTAGQHASRVPVSFPLSSLSLQPADQRMRAAFLRFSCRLSLDPDTAHPTLILLEGPQGAHCGEEPQSYPPHPQRFDSVAQVLCREGQFGGASYWEVEWRGGGWIDIGVTYRGIGRKGGGKPCLLGRNENSWRLRCTHAGYAAWHDNRKTTVAAPPCPRIGVFLERQKGALSFYSVSDTVMLLHTFRCPFSQPLYPAFRLDLDSTLLICPYEGGNVNPT; from the exons ATGGCACAGGCGAACATCTCGGTGACGGAGAGCCAGTTCAGGTGTCCCATCTGCCTGGACATCCTGAAGGACCCGGTGTCCATCCCCTGCGGACACACTTATTGCATGGCGTGCATCAACAACTACTGGGACCAGGCGGAGTCGGGCCAGTTCAGCTGCCCTCAGTGCCGGGAGACGTTCAGCCCTCGGCCGGTTTTGCGGAGGAACACGGTGCTCGCCGAGGTCGTCGACAAACTCAAGGTGAGCGAGATTGTCACGTCGCCGGAGCTTTACCTGGTGGGAGTCGGAGAAGTTCCGTGTGACTTCTGCCCGACTGAGAGCAAGCTGAGGGCGGTCAAGTCGTGCCTGGTGTGCCTGGCGTCTTTCTGCGAGCTCCATGTCGCGCCGCACCGGGAGGTCGGCACGCTGCGGCGGCACAAGCTGGTGGCCGCCGTGGAGTGTCTGGCGGAGCGGCTCTGCGCTCAGCACCGCCTGGGTCTGGAGCCCGCGGGGAGCGGCTCCGAGGCGGAGGCCGCGGTGGAGTGGAGCGGAGACTGCCTGCTGTGCGAGGCAGACCAGGAGGAGGTGCACAGCGTGGATGCCCAGAGAACCAGGAGACAG ctccagctccaggaGTCTCAGAGGATGGTCCAGGGGAGGATTCGgaacagagagcgagagatagAGGAGTTTCAACAAAGCTTAGAGTCTCTCAAg GTGTCAGCATCCGCTGTTCTGGAAGATAGTGAAGCTCTGTTTGCAGATATGGCACTCCGCCTGGAGAAAACCAAGGCAGAG GTTCGCGCGAGGCTGGAGACGAAGGAGCGAGCAGTGGTGGGGAGAGCCAAACGCGACATAGAGATGCTGGAGAAAGAtttggaggagctgaggaggagagatgaggagatcagtcagctgctgcacacagaaGACAACACACATTTCTTACAG GCGGCTCCACTGCTGTGCGTCCCTCTCACCACTGGTCGGCACTCCAGAGCCCTCAGCCTGCCCACAGAGGCCTTCAGTGGCGCCAGGAAAGCACTGTGCCACCTCCGCAGCCGAATGGAGGAGGTCTGCAGGGAGGAGATGGACAAGATCAGCCGTGCAG TTAATGAGAACTACGTGTCTGGTGGAGAGTGTCTAAAAG GTGGCAGAAATCCGAGTGCAGAGAACGCCAAACCTCAGCAAATGCAACCAACTGCAGGGCAACATGCCAGTAGGG TGCCGGTGTCattccctctgtcctctttgtctctgcagccgGCTGATCAGAGGATGAGAGCAGCCTTCCTCAGGT TTTCTTGTCGTCTGTCCTTGGACCCTGACACAGCCCACCCTACTCTGATTCTCCTGGAGGGACCACAGGGTGCCCACTGTGGTGAGGAGCCCCAGTCTTACCCCCCTCACCCCCAGCGCTTTGACTCAGTGGCCCAGGTCCTGTGCAGGGAGGGCCAGTTTGGTGGTGCCAGCTATtgggaggtggagtggaggggtgggggatgGATTGACATTGGTGTCACTTATCGAGGTATTGGACGCAAAGGTGGTGGGAAACCCTGCCTCCTGGGGCGCAACGAGAACTCCTGGCGGCTGAGGTGTACGCACGCAGGATATGCCGCCTGGCACGACAACCGTAAGACCACGGTGGCTGCGCCGCCCTGCCCCAGGATCGGCGTGTTCCTGGAGCGCCAGAAAGGAGCATTATCCTTTTACAGCGTGTCAGACACAGTGATGCTCCTGCACACGTTCCGTTGCCCGTTCTCTCAGCCGCTTTACCCAGCCTTCCGCCTGGACCTGGACTCCACCCTGCTCATCTGCCCCTATGAGGGAGGGAATGTAAACCCAACCTAa
- the LOC108880841 gene encoding E3 ubiquitin/ISG15 ligase TRIM25 isoform X1: MAQANISVTESQFRCPICLDILKDPVSIPCGHTYCMACINNYWDQAESGQFSCPQCRETFSPRPVLRRNTVLAEVVDKLKVSEIVTSPELYLVGVGEVPCDFCPTESKLRAVKSCLVCLASFCELHVAPHREVGTLRRHKLVAAVECLAERLCAQHRLGLEPAGSGSEAEAAVEWSGDCLLCEADQEEVHSVDAQRTRRQLQLQESQRMVQGRIRNREREIEEFQQSLESLKVSASAVLEDSEALFADMALRLEKTKAEVRARLETKERAVVGRAKRDIEMLEKDLEELRRRDEEISQLLHTEDNTHFLQAAPLLCVPLTTGRHSRALSLPTEAFSGARKALCHLRSRMEEVCREEMDKISRAVNENYVSGGECLKGGRNPSAENAKPQQMQPTAGQHASRAVPVSFPLSSLSLQPADQRMRAAFLRFSCRLSLDPDTAHPTLILLEGPQGAHCGEEPQSYPPHPQRFDSVAQVLCREGQFGGASYWEVEWRGGGWIDIGVTYRGIGRKGGGKPCLLGRNENSWRLRCTHAGYAAWHDNRKTTVAAPPCPRIGVFLERQKGALSFYSVSDTVMLLHTFRCPFSQPLYPAFRLDLDSTLLICPYEGGNVNPT, from the exons ATGGCACAGGCGAACATCTCGGTGACGGAGAGCCAGTTCAGGTGTCCCATCTGCCTGGACATCCTGAAGGACCCGGTGTCCATCCCCTGCGGACACACTTATTGCATGGCGTGCATCAACAACTACTGGGACCAGGCGGAGTCGGGCCAGTTCAGCTGCCCTCAGTGCCGGGAGACGTTCAGCCCTCGGCCGGTTTTGCGGAGGAACACGGTGCTCGCCGAGGTCGTCGACAAACTCAAGGTGAGCGAGATTGTCACGTCGCCGGAGCTTTACCTGGTGGGAGTCGGAGAAGTTCCGTGTGACTTCTGCCCGACTGAGAGCAAGCTGAGGGCGGTCAAGTCGTGCCTGGTGTGCCTGGCGTCTTTCTGCGAGCTCCATGTCGCGCCGCACCGGGAGGTCGGCACGCTGCGGCGGCACAAGCTGGTGGCCGCCGTGGAGTGTCTGGCGGAGCGGCTCTGCGCTCAGCACCGCCTGGGTCTGGAGCCCGCGGGGAGCGGCTCCGAGGCGGAGGCCGCGGTGGAGTGGAGCGGAGACTGCCTGCTGTGCGAGGCAGACCAGGAGGAGGTGCACAGCGTGGATGCCCAGAGAACCAGGAGACAG ctccagctccaggaGTCTCAGAGGATGGTCCAGGGGAGGATTCGgaacagagagcgagagatagAGGAGTTTCAACAAAGCTTAGAGTCTCTCAAg GTGTCAGCATCCGCTGTTCTGGAAGATAGTGAAGCTCTGTTTGCAGATATGGCACTCCGCCTGGAGAAAACCAAGGCAGAG GTTCGCGCGAGGCTGGAGACGAAGGAGCGAGCAGTGGTGGGGAGAGCCAAACGCGACATAGAGATGCTGGAGAAAGAtttggaggagctgaggaggagagatgaggagatcagtcagctgctgcacacagaaGACAACACACATTTCTTACAG GCGGCTCCACTGCTGTGCGTCCCTCTCACCACTGGTCGGCACTCCAGAGCCCTCAGCCTGCCCACAGAGGCCTTCAGTGGCGCCAGGAAAGCACTGTGCCACCTCCGCAGCCGAATGGAGGAGGTCTGCAGGGAGGAGATGGACAAGATCAGCCGTGCAG TTAATGAGAACTACGTGTCTGGTGGAGAGTGTCTAAAAG GTGGCAGAAATCCGAGTGCAGAGAACGCCAAACCTCAGCAAATGCAACCAACTGCAGGGCAACATGCCAGTAGGG CAGTGCCGGTGTCattccctctgtcctctttgtctctgcagccgGCTGATCAGAGGATGAGAGCAGCCTTCCTCAGGT TTTCTTGTCGTCTGTCCTTGGACCCTGACACAGCCCACCCTACTCTGATTCTCCTGGAGGGACCACAGGGTGCCCACTGTGGTGAGGAGCCCCAGTCTTACCCCCCTCACCCCCAGCGCTTTGACTCAGTGGCCCAGGTCCTGTGCAGGGAGGGCCAGTTTGGTGGTGCCAGCTATtgggaggtggagtggaggggtgggggatgGATTGACATTGGTGTCACTTATCGAGGTATTGGACGCAAAGGTGGTGGGAAACCCTGCCTCCTGGGGCGCAACGAGAACTCCTGGCGGCTGAGGTGTACGCACGCAGGATATGCCGCCTGGCACGACAACCGTAAGACCACGGTGGCTGCGCCGCCCTGCCCCAGGATCGGCGTGTTCCTGGAGCGCCAGAAAGGAGCATTATCCTTTTACAGCGTGTCAGACACAGTGATGCTCCTGCACACGTTCCGTTGCCCGTTCTCTCAGCCGCTTTACCCAGCCTTCCGCCTGGACCTGGACTCCACCCTGCTCATCTGCCCCTATGAGGGAGGGAATGTAAACCCAACCTAa
- the LOC108880841 gene encoding E3 ubiquitin/ISG15 ligase TRIM25 isoform X3, producing the protein MAQANISVTESQFRCPICLDILKDPVSIPCGHTYCMACINNYWDQAESGQFSCPQCRETFSPRPVLRRNTVLAEVVDKLKVSEIVTSPELYLVGVGEVPCDFCPTESKLRAVKSCLVCLASFCELHVAPHREVGTLRRHKLVAAVECLAERLCAQHRLGLEPAGSGSEAEAAVEWSGDCLLCEADQEEVHSVDAQRTRRQLQLQESQRMVQGRIRNREREIEEFQQSLESLKVSASAVLEDSEALFADMALRLEKTKAEVRARLETKERAVVGRAKRDIEMLEKDLEELRRRDEEISQLLHTEDNTHFLQAAPLLCVPLTTGRHSRALSLPTEAFSGARKALCHLRSRMEEVCREEMDKISRAVNENYVSGGECLKAVPVSFPLSSLSLQPADQRMRAAFLRFSCRLSLDPDTAHPTLILLEGPQGAHCGEEPQSYPPHPQRFDSVAQVLCREGQFGGASYWEVEWRGGGWIDIGVTYRGIGRKGGGKPCLLGRNENSWRLRCTHAGYAAWHDNRKTTVAAPPCPRIGVFLERQKGALSFYSVSDTVMLLHTFRCPFSQPLYPAFRLDLDSTLLICPYEGGNVNPT; encoded by the exons ATGGCACAGGCGAACATCTCGGTGACGGAGAGCCAGTTCAGGTGTCCCATCTGCCTGGACATCCTGAAGGACCCGGTGTCCATCCCCTGCGGACACACTTATTGCATGGCGTGCATCAACAACTACTGGGACCAGGCGGAGTCGGGCCAGTTCAGCTGCCCTCAGTGCCGGGAGACGTTCAGCCCTCGGCCGGTTTTGCGGAGGAACACGGTGCTCGCCGAGGTCGTCGACAAACTCAAGGTGAGCGAGATTGTCACGTCGCCGGAGCTTTACCTGGTGGGAGTCGGAGAAGTTCCGTGTGACTTCTGCCCGACTGAGAGCAAGCTGAGGGCGGTCAAGTCGTGCCTGGTGTGCCTGGCGTCTTTCTGCGAGCTCCATGTCGCGCCGCACCGGGAGGTCGGCACGCTGCGGCGGCACAAGCTGGTGGCCGCCGTGGAGTGTCTGGCGGAGCGGCTCTGCGCTCAGCACCGCCTGGGTCTGGAGCCCGCGGGGAGCGGCTCCGAGGCGGAGGCCGCGGTGGAGTGGAGCGGAGACTGCCTGCTGTGCGAGGCAGACCAGGAGGAGGTGCACAGCGTGGATGCCCAGAGAACCAGGAGACAG ctccagctccaggaGTCTCAGAGGATGGTCCAGGGGAGGATTCGgaacagagagcgagagatagAGGAGTTTCAACAAAGCTTAGAGTCTCTCAAg GTGTCAGCATCCGCTGTTCTGGAAGATAGTGAAGCTCTGTTTGCAGATATGGCACTCCGCCTGGAGAAAACCAAGGCAGAG GTTCGCGCGAGGCTGGAGACGAAGGAGCGAGCAGTGGTGGGGAGAGCCAAACGCGACATAGAGATGCTGGAGAAAGAtttggaggagctgaggaggagagatgaggagatcagtcagctgctgcacacagaaGACAACACACATTTCTTACAG GCGGCTCCACTGCTGTGCGTCCCTCTCACCACTGGTCGGCACTCCAGAGCCCTCAGCCTGCCCACAGAGGCCTTCAGTGGCGCCAGGAAAGCACTGTGCCACCTCCGCAGCCGAATGGAGGAGGTCTGCAGGGAGGAGATGGACAAGATCAGCCGTGCAG TTAATGAGAACTACGTGTCTGGTGGAGAGTGTCTAAAAG CAGTGCCGGTGTCattccctctgtcctctttgtctctgcagccgGCTGATCAGAGGATGAGAGCAGCCTTCCTCAGGT TTTCTTGTCGTCTGTCCTTGGACCCTGACACAGCCCACCCTACTCTGATTCTCCTGGAGGGACCACAGGGTGCCCACTGTGGTGAGGAGCCCCAGTCTTACCCCCCTCACCCCCAGCGCTTTGACTCAGTGGCCCAGGTCCTGTGCAGGGAGGGCCAGTTTGGTGGTGCCAGCTATtgggaggtggagtggaggggtgggggatgGATTGACATTGGTGTCACTTATCGAGGTATTGGACGCAAAGGTGGTGGGAAACCCTGCCTCCTGGGGCGCAACGAGAACTCCTGGCGGCTGAGGTGTACGCACGCAGGATATGCCGCCTGGCACGACAACCGTAAGACCACGGTGGCTGCGCCGCCCTGCCCCAGGATCGGCGTGTTCCTGGAGCGCCAGAAAGGAGCATTATCCTTTTACAGCGTGTCAGACACAGTGATGCTCCTGCACACGTTCCGTTGCCCGTTCTCTCAGCCGCTTTACCCAGCCTTCCGCCTGGACCTGGACTCCACCCTGCTCATCTGCCCCTATGAGGGAGGGAATGTAAACCCAACCTAa
- the LOC108880841 gene encoding E3 ubiquitin/ISG15 ligase TRIM25 isoform X4, with the protein MAQANISVTESQFRCPICLDILKDPVSIPCGHTYCMACINNYWDQAESGQFSCPQCRETFSPRPVLRRNTVLAEVVDKLKVSEIVTSPELYLVGVGEVPCDFCPTESKLRAVKSCLVCLASFCELHVAPHREVGTLRRHKLVAAVECLAERLCAQHRLGLEPAGSGSEAEAAVEWSGDCLLCEADQEEVHSVDAQRTRRQLQLQESQRMVQGRIRNREREIEEFQQSLESLKVSASAVLEDSEALFADMALRLEKTKAEVRARLETKERAVVGRAKRDIEMLEKDLEELRRRDEEISQLLHTEDNTHFLQAAPLLCVPLTTGRHSRALSLPTEAFSGARKALCHLRSRMEEVCREEMDKISRAVNENYVSGGECLKVPVSFPLSSLSLQPADQRMRAAFLRFSCRLSLDPDTAHPTLILLEGPQGAHCGEEPQSYPPHPQRFDSVAQVLCREGQFGGASYWEVEWRGGGWIDIGVTYRGIGRKGGGKPCLLGRNENSWRLRCTHAGYAAWHDNRKTTVAAPPCPRIGVFLERQKGALSFYSVSDTVMLLHTFRCPFSQPLYPAFRLDLDSTLLICPYEGGNVNPT; encoded by the exons ATGGCACAGGCGAACATCTCGGTGACGGAGAGCCAGTTCAGGTGTCCCATCTGCCTGGACATCCTGAAGGACCCGGTGTCCATCCCCTGCGGACACACTTATTGCATGGCGTGCATCAACAACTACTGGGACCAGGCGGAGTCGGGCCAGTTCAGCTGCCCTCAGTGCCGGGAGACGTTCAGCCCTCGGCCGGTTTTGCGGAGGAACACGGTGCTCGCCGAGGTCGTCGACAAACTCAAGGTGAGCGAGATTGTCACGTCGCCGGAGCTTTACCTGGTGGGAGTCGGAGAAGTTCCGTGTGACTTCTGCCCGACTGAGAGCAAGCTGAGGGCGGTCAAGTCGTGCCTGGTGTGCCTGGCGTCTTTCTGCGAGCTCCATGTCGCGCCGCACCGGGAGGTCGGCACGCTGCGGCGGCACAAGCTGGTGGCCGCCGTGGAGTGTCTGGCGGAGCGGCTCTGCGCTCAGCACCGCCTGGGTCTGGAGCCCGCGGGGAGCGGCTCCGAGGCGGAGGCCGCGGTGGAGTGGAGCGGAGACTGCCTGCTGTGCGAGGCAGACCAGGAGGAGGTGCACAGCGTGGATGCCCAGAGAACCAGGAGACAG ctccagctccaggaGTCTCAGAGGATGGTCCAGGGGAGGATTCGgaacagagagcgagagatagAGGAGTTTCAACAAAGCTTAGAGTCTCTCAAg GTGTCAGCATCCGCTGTTCTGGAAGATAGTGAAGCTCTGTTTGCAGATATGGCACTCCGCCTGGAGAAAACCAAGGCAGAG GTTCGCGCGAGGCTGGAGACGAAGGAGCGAGCAGTGGTGGGGAGAGCCAAACGCGACATAGAGATGCTGGAGAAAGAtttggaggagctgaggaggagagatgaggagatcagtcagctgctgcacacagaaGACAACACACATTTCTTACAG GCGGCTCCACTGCTGTGCGTCCCTCTCACCACTGGTCGGCACTCCAGAGCCCTCAGCCTGCCCACAGAGGCCTTCAGTGGCGCCAGGAAAGCACTGTGCCACCTCCGCAGCCGAATGGAGGAGGTCTGCAGGGAGGAGATGGACAAGATCAGCCGTGCAG TTAATGAGAACTACGTGTCTGGTGGAGAGTGTCTAAAAG TGCCGGTGTCattccctctgtcctctttgtctctgcagccgGCTGATCAGAGGATGAGAGCAGCCTTCCTCAGGT TTTCTTGTCGTCTGTCCTTGGACCCTGACACAGCCCACCCTACTCTGATTCTCCTGGAGGGACCACAGGGTGCCCACTGTGGTGAGGAGCCCCAGTCTTACCCCCCTCACCCCCAGCGCTTTGACTCAGTGGCCCAGGTCCTGTGCAGGGAGGGCCAGTTTGGTGGTGCCAGCTATtgggaggtggagtggaggggtgggggatgGATTGACATTGGTGTCACTTATCGAGGTATTGGACGCAAAGGTGGTGGGAAACCCTGCCTCCTGGGGCGCAACGAGAACTCCTGGCGGCTGAGGTGTACGCACGCAGGATATGCCGCCTGGCACGACAACCGTAAGACCACGGTGGCTGCGCCGCCCTGCCCCAGGATCGGCGTGTTCCTGGAGCGCCAGAAAGGAGCATTATCCTTTTACAGCGTGTCAGACACAGTGATGCTCCTGCACACGTTCCGTTGCCCGTTCTCTCAGCCGCTTTACCCAGCCTTCCGCCTGGACCTGGACTCCACCCTGCTCATCTGCCCCTATGAGGGAGGGAATGTAAACCCAACCTAa